A genomic segment from Flavobacterium sp. 9R encodes:
- a CDS encoding DUF58 domain-containing protein: MDTKELLKKVRKIEIKTRRLSDHIFSGEYHTSFKGRGMTFSEVRQYQYGDDIRAIDWNVTARYNEAHVKVFEEERELTMMLMVDISGSENFGSTSQFKKEIVIEIAATMAFSATQNNDKIGLILFSDEIELYIPPKKGRSHVLRLIRELIEFEPKSHKTDIAQALKFLSSTQKKKAIVFMISDFMCENYEQTLKIASKKHDITGIRVYDIREEKMPNLGMVTMLDAETGRTQLINTGSKTVRMNYEKHYQDKVNYFKESFRKSGSGVVNTRVDESYVTKLLSYFKSR, encoded by the coding sequence ATGGATACAAAAGAGCTTTTAAAAAAAGTACGAAAAATAGAAATCAAAACCAGACGATTGAGTGATCATATCTTCTCTGGTGAGTATCATACCTCTTTCAAAGGCCGCGGAATGACGTTTAGCGAAGTGCGTCAATACCAATATGGTGACGATATTCGCGCTATCGATTGGAATGTAACTGCCCGTTACAACGAAGCCCACGTAAAAGTTTTTGAAGAAGAACGCGAATTGACGATGATGTTAATGGTCGATATTTCGGGTTCTGAAAATTTTGGCTCTACAAGTCAGTTCAAGAAAGAAATTGTCATTGAAATTGCCGCTACTATGGCTTTTTCAGCCACTCAAAACAATGACAAAATAGGTTTGATTTTGTTTTCTGACGAAATAGAATTGTACATTCCACCCAAAAAAGGACGTTCTCACGTTTTGCGTCTGATACGTGAACTAATCGAATTTGAGCCTAAAAGCCATAAAACGGATATTGCTCAAGCCTTGAAATTTCTATCAAGCACTCAAAAAAAGAAAGCGATTGTGTTTATGATTTCTGATTTTATGTGTGAAAACTACGAGCAAACCCTGAAGATTGCTTCCAAAAAGCACGATATTACTGGAATACGAGTGTACGATATTCGCGAAGAAAAAATGCCCAATTTAGGAATGGTGACGATGCTCGATGCCGAAACAGGACGAACTCAATTGATAAATACTGGTTCAAAAACAGTTCGAATGAATTATGAAAAACATTATCAAGATAAAGTAAATTATTTCAAAGAATCTTTTCGTAAGTCAGGCTCAGGAGTAGTTAATACAAGAGTCGATGAAAGTTATGTGACCAAATTATTAA
- a CDS encoding MoxR family ATPase — MEENTTTLDIRAINEKIERESAFIDLLTMEMNKVIVGQKHMVERLLIGLLGQGHILLEGVPGLAKTLAINTLSQAVQGSFSRIQFTPDLLPADVIGTMIYNIKQNEFSIKKGPIFANFVLADEINRAPAKVQSALLEAMQEKQVTIGDTTFKLDKPFLVLATQNPIEQEGTYQLPEAQVDRFMLKTVIDYPKMEDERYVIRQNLKGSYEKVNPVVSVEQILRAQEAVREVYMDEKIEKYILDIIFATRYPEKYKLADLKPLIGFGASPRGSINLANAAKCYAFIKRRGYVIPEDVRAVVHDVLRHRIGVTYEAEAENVTSVDIINKIVNEIEVP, encoded by the coding sequence ATGGAAGAAAATACAACAACTTTAGACATTAGAGCAATCAATGAGAAAATAGAAAGGGAGAGTGCTTTTATAGATTTGCTTACAATGGAAATGAACAAAGTTATTGTGGGACAAAAACATATGGTAGAGCGATTGCTAATCGGGCTTTTAGGTCAAGGACACATTCTGTTAGAAGGAGTGCCAGGATTAGCCAAAACATTAGCCATCAATACCCTATCACAAGCCGTTCAAGGTTCTTTTAGCAGAATTCAATTTACCCCAGATTTATTGCCTGCCGATGTTATTGGAACAATGATTTATAACATCAAGCAAAATGAATTCTCTATTAAAAAAGGACCCATTTTTGCCAATTTTGTGCTTGCCGATGAGATTAACCGTGCACCTGCAAAAGTACAATCAGCTTTGCTAGAAGCGATGCAGGAAAAGCAAGTAACCATTGGTGATACTACCTTCAAATTAGACAAACCCTTTTTGGTATTAGCCACACAAAACCCAATTGAGCAAGAAGGAACCTACCAGTTGCCAGAAGCTCAAGTGGACCGTTTTATGCTTAAAACAGTAATTGACTATCCTAAAATGGAAGACGAACGCTATGTAATTCGTCAAAATTTAAAAGGAAGCTACGAAAAAGTAAATCCAGTAGTCTCTGTCGAACAAATTTTACGTGCTCAAGAAGCGGTTCGTGAAGTGTATATGGACGAAAAAATAGAAAAATATATCTTGGATATCATTTTTGCAACGCGTTACCCTGAAAAATATAAACTAGCCGATTTGAAACCTTTGATTGGTTTTGGAGCTTCGCCTCGTGGAAGTATCAATTTGGCCAATGCTGCTAAATGTTATGCGTTTATCAAACGTCGTGGCTATGTAATTCCAGAAGATGTTCGCGCAGTGGTTCACGATGTATTGCGTCACCGTATCGGTGTAACCTACGAAGCCGAAGCTGAAAATGTAACTTCGGTAGACATCATCAACAAAATCGTAAACGAAATCGAAGTACCCTAA
- a CDS encoding aldo/keto reductase family oxidoreductase, with protein sequence MTKSSLSPIIAGAMNWGVWDKNLKTKEMENLIHICFENKITTFDHADIYGSYTTEAQFGKALSNSKIKREQIQLISKCGIQMLAEKRNNTIKHYDYSKDYIIWSVENSLKNLKTDYLDVLLLHRPSPLMQADEIAEAVEKLKSEGKIIDFGVSNFTSSQTELIRQKTPISFNQIQFSATDYQPMLDGSLDYMQLHQIRPLSWNPLGSVFRQENMQTFRLRKLLATLVSKYEIGADTILLAWILKHPAHIVPIAGTVNVARIQSLMKATELQLSQEDWFAIWTESMGNEVP encoded by the coding sequence ATGACTAAATCTTCATTATCCCCTATTATTGCTGGTGCGATGAATTGGGGCGTTTGGGACAAAAATCTCAAAACAAAAGAGATGGAAAATCTCATCCACATCTGTTTTGAAAACAAAATAACCACTTTTGACCACGCCGATATTTATGGCAGTTATACCACTGAAGCTCAGTTTGGAAAAGCACTTTCGAATTCAAAAATTAAAAGAGAGCAAATTCAATTGATTTCGAAATGTGGCATTCAAATGCTGGCTGAAAAAAGAAACAACACCATTAAGCATTACGATTATTCGAAAGACTACATTATTTGGTCTGTAGAAAATTCTTTGAAAAACCTAAAGACAGACTACCTTGATGTCCTTTTATTGCACCGACCAAGTCCGTTGATGCAAGCCGACGAAATTGCTGAAGCGGTTGAAAAGTTAAAATCCGAAGGAAAAATTATTGATTTTGGAGTGTCGAATTTTACCAGTTCACAAACGGAATTGATTCGACAAAAAACTCCGATTTCGTTTAACCAAATTCAATTTTCGGCTACGGATTATCAGCCGATGCTTGACGGCAGCTTGGATTATATGCAATTGCACCAAATTCGTCCGTTGTCTTGGAATCCGCTAGGAAGTGTTTTTCGTCAAGAAAATATGCAAACTTTCCGCTTGCGTAAATTATTGGCGACGCTGGTTTCTAAATATGAAATTGGTGCCGATACGATTTTATTGGCTTGGATTTTAAAACACCCTGCTCATATTGTTCCAATTGCTGGAACGGTAAATGTGGCGCGTATTCAGTCGTTGATGAAAGCTACTGAATTACAATTGTCGCAAGAAGATTGGTTTGCGATTTGGACAGAAAGTATGGGTAACGAAGTACCTTAG
- a CDS encoding SDR family NAD(P)-dependent oxidoreductase: MIKTALITGATSGIGKATAILLAQNNFKIVLCGRRKDRLEALEKELSAFTAVQHLCFDVRDKKAVFESIGSLPEAFADIDILVNNAGNAHGLDSIQNGDMDDWDAMIDINVKGLLYVSKAIIPKMIAKESGHIINIGSIAGKEVYPNGNVYCASKYAVDALNQSMRIDLNPYGIRVGGIHPGMVETEFSEVRFKGDTERAATVYKGLTPLRPEDIADIIHFVVTRPYHVNIADLIVYPTAQASPTIVKRN, translated from the coding sequence ATGATAAAAACTGCCTTAATCACTGGTGCTACCAGCGGTATCGGAAAAGCAACCGCCATACTACTGGCTCAAAACAACTTTAAAATTGTGCTTTGTGGCCGAAGAAAAGACCGATTGGAAGCCTTGGAAAAAGAATTGAGCGCCTTTACTGCTGTTCAGCATTTGTGTTTTGATGTTCGCGATAAAAAAGCGGTTTTTGAAAGCATTGGGTCTTTACCCGAAGCCTTTGCGGATATTGACATTTTGGTAAATAACGCTGGAAATGCCCACGGTCTTGACTCCATCCAAAATGGGGATATGGACGATTGGGACGCTATGATAGATATCAACGTCAAAGGATTGCTGTATGTTTCTAAAGCGATTATTCCAAAAATGATTGCTAAAGAATCTGGACATATCATTAACATTGGTTCGATTGCGGGAAAGGAAGTGTACCCGAATGGCAATGTGTATTGTGCTTCAAAATATGCGGTAGATGCGCTCAATCAGAGTATGCGAATCGATTTGAATCCTTACGGAATTCGTGTTGGGGGCATTCATCCCGGAATGGTAGAAACGGAGTTTAGCGAAGTCCGTTTTAAAGGCGATACCGAACGCGCTGCTACTGTTTACAAAGGATTAACGCCTTTGCGACCGGAAGATATTGCGGATATTATTCACTTTGTGGTGACACGACCTTATCACGTCAATATCGCAGACTTGATTGTGTATCCAACGGCTCAGGCTTCGCCAACTATTGTAAAAAGGAATTAA
- a CDS encoding ATP-binding protein, whose translation MINKRLLIKNLLAHNDESSFYDKKRQLNLHSREGKAKFLKHICALSNSNPTNNSYIVVGVEDQDNAIVGDDFFDDSRIQNLVNAFLENPPQIQYENVPFPNLPKDKVVGLVTIKPNPKTSFFKKGIHTILANSVFIRRGSNTLPIEGEIERNHQNTETVIGIENNSRNSIAYTLDGVIDFMNFRHKDMSPKYKVFKELFVICWAGIAKHYKGKTYLSRVDIALINEQIKLFYSAQDVVEITFDEDTFTIIEYVPLGLNDKTSYYPLEKQTLRFHDNGYYKIDRDFLFEPPEFNTKMLYHIYNANGALLNKLEKGQQLNDRELKDLENLPSTLMICYLNGFDDAKQKLIDAKTFLKPFPQVYLSFKEALRILRKMKYDGQSAAN comes from the coding sequence ATGATTAATAAACGCTTGCTTATTAAGAACCTATTGGCTCATAATGATGAGAGCAGTTTTTATGACAAAAAGCGACAATTGAATTTGCATTCTAGGGAAGGGAAAGCGAAATTTTTGAAACACATTTGCGCCTTATCCAATTCCAATCCTACCAACAATTCATATATAGTCGTCGGCGTTGAAGACCAAGACAATGCCATTGTAGGCGATGATTTTTTTGATGATAGTCGGATTCAGAATTTAGTCAATGCCTTTCTCGAAAATCCGCCTCAGATTCAGTATGAAAATGTGCCTTTCCCCAATCTGCCCAAAGATAAAGTGGTAGGTCTTGTCACTATTAAACCCAATCCGAAAACCTCTTTTTTCAAAAAAGGAATTCATACCATACTTGCTAATAGTGTTTTTATTCGAAGAGGCAGTAATACGCTCCCGATAGAAGGCGAAATAGAACGCAATCATCAAAACACCGAAACAGTTATTGGAATCGAAAATAATTCGCGTAACAGCATTGCGTATACATTAGACGGTGTGATTGATTTTATGAATTTTCGTCATAAAGATATGTCGCCGAAATACAAAGTCTTCAAAGAGTTGTTCGTGATTTGCTGGGCGGGAATAGCTAAACATTACAAAGGAAAAACGTATTTGTCTAGAGTAGATATTGCCCTTATCAACGAACAAATTAAGCTGTTTTACTCTGCTCAAGACGTGGTAGAAATTACTTTTGATGAGGATACCTTTACGATTATTGAATATGTGCCTTTGGGATTGAATGACAAAACCAGTTATTATCCTTTGGAAAAACAAACCTTGCGTTTTCACGATAATGGCTATTACAAAATCGACAGGGATTTTCTGTTTGAACCTCCCGAATTCAATACCAAAATGTTGTACCACATTTATAATGCAAACGGCGCTTTGCTCAACAAACTCGAAAAAGGACAACAACTTAACGATAGAGAGTTAAAAGACCTAGAAAACTTACCTTCAACCTTGATGATTTGCTACCTCAACGGATTTGACGATGCCAAACAAAAATTAATTGATGCCAAAACTTTTCTTAAACCATTCCCTCAAGTGTATTTGTCTTTCAAAGAAGCCTTGAGGATTTTGAGAAAAATGAAATATGATGGGCAGTCGGCGGCTAATTAA
- a CDS encoding DUF6705 family protein — translation MKKYLNFIVFIILGTACKAQSPVYDISEPKRGKPQGAYYKDINGVLDGYDGTYLYANGNTSFKLLLKKKVKSYGYYYEDLVVGEFQYILEGVEIGNTLANMAINYTDEAVNHIITGNTIIIGTELGCPDCSPTEKRLRLGFVDNKSPNIADMDVRKTTVNGVAAIKVKIWWDGFITRKEGDPAPGPASIRIGEYLMIKQ, via the coding sequence ATGAAAAAATATTTAAATTTTATAGTATTTATAATTCTAGGTACTGCTTGTAAAGCCCAAAGTCCTGTTTATGATATTTCAGAACCAAAAAGAGGTAAGCCTCAAGGAGCTTACTACAAGGATATCAATGGCGTACTCGATGGGTACGACGGCACTTATTTATATGCCAATGGCAACACTTCTTTCAAGCTCCTCTTAAAGAAAAAAGTAAAATCCTATGGATATTATTATGAGGACCTTGTTGTGGGGGAATTCCAGTACATCTTAGAAGGGGTAGAAATAGGAAACACATTAGCTAATATGGCTATCAACTATACAGATGAAGCCGTGAATCATATTATAACAGGAAACACCATTATAATAGGAACTGAATTGGGTTGCCCGGATTGCTCTCCAACAGAGAAAAGACTAAGGCTTGGTTTTGTTGACAACAAATCGCCCAACATCGCAGATATGGATGTAAGAAAAACAACCGTAAATGGTGTAGCAGCTATTAAAGTAAAGATTTGGTGGGACGGGTTTATCACTCGCAAAGAAGGTGATCCTGCTCCTGGTCCCGCAAGTATAAGAATTGGAGAATACCTTATGATAAAGCAATAG
- a CDS encoding DUF6705 family protein has protein sequence MKNYLNYIVFIILGTTCKAQSPVYDISEPKEGPQGAYYKDINGVLDGYDGTYLYTNGNTSLKFILKKKIKSYGYYYVDLVVGEFQFIKNGIEKGNTLANMAINYTDEELNHIITGNRIITGTELGCPDCSPTEKRLRLSFVDDKSPNIAGIDIRKVEVNGVSAIKVKIFWDGFITLKEGDPPPPPASINTGEYLMIKQ, from the coding sequence ATGAAAAATTATCTAAATTATATAGTATTTATAATTCTAGGGACTACTTGTAAAGCCCAAAGTCCCGTTTATGATATTTCAGAACCTAAAGAAGGTCCCCAAGGAGCTTACTACAAAGATATCAATGGCGTACTCGATGGCTATGATGGTACTTACCTTTATACTAATGGAAATACCTCTTTAAAATTTATTTTGAAGAAAAAAATAAAATCCTATGGGTATTATTATGTAGATCTTGTGGTAGGAGAATTTCAGTTTATCAAAAACGGAATAGAAAAAGGAAATACCTTAGCCAATATGGCAATTAATTATACTGATGAAGAGTTGAACCATATTATAACAGGAAATAGAATCATAACTGGAACCGAATTGGGTTGCCCAGATTGTTCCCCAACAGAGAAACGGCTAAGACTTAGTTTTGTTGATGATAAATCGCCCAACATTGCTGGTATCGACATCCGAAAAGTAGAAGTAAATGGTGTTAGCGCAATAAAAGTAAAAATTTTTTGGGATGGATTCATAACCTTAAAGGAGGGAGATCCACCGCCACCACCAGCAAGCATAAATACAGGAGAATACCTCATGATAAAGCAATAG
- a CDS encoding (Fe-S)-binding protein: protein MADLKVVYFPSCINRAMGKNEFQKEEDLQLTALTHQLLLRAGYTIIYPKEVDAHCCGMPFSSKGFVAVNHKQSQLLEADLLRVSGNGKYPILYDMSPCFYHSKEEFTSALKIVDPIEFMLDFVLPKLTVKKKKEAVTIFPVCSVKKIGKMEQLLALAHYCAEDVTMIDSNCCGFAGDRGFLIPELNEHGLRDIKNQIPSNCTSGYSTSRTCEIGLEKASGMSFTSIFYLIEEVTR, encoded by the coding sequence ATGGCTGATTTAAAAGTAGTGTATTTCCCTTCCTGCATCAATCGTGCGATGGGAAAAAACGAATTTCAAAAAGAAGAAGACCTACAACTCACAGCACTGACCCATCAGTTGTTGTTGCGGGCGGGCTACACCATTATTTATCCAAAAGAAGTGGATGCGCATTGTTGTGGAATGCCTTTTTCGAGCAAAGGTTTTGTTGCCGTGAATCATAAGCAATCCCAACTTTTAGAAGCGGATTTGCTTCGTGTTTCAGGGAATGGCAAGTATCCTATTTTGTATGATATGAGTCCTTGTTTTTACCATTCCAAAGAAGAATTCACCAGTGCTTTGAAGATAGTAGACCCCATAGAGTTTATGTTGGATTTTGTGCTCCCAAAATTAACCGTAAAAAAGAAAAAGGAAGCAGTGACTATTTTCCCCGTTTGTTCGGTTAAAAAAATTGGAAAAATGGAGCAATTATTGGCTTTGGCGCACTATTGTGCTGAGGACGTAACGATGATTGACAGCAACTGTTGTGGCTTTGCAGGTGACCGTGGTTTCTTGATTCCTGAATTAAACGAACACGGATTAAGAGATATTAAAAATCAAATACCGAGTAATTGTACTAGTGGCTATTCTACTAGTAGAACTTGCGAAATTGGTTTAGAAAAAGCCAGCGGAATGTCGTTTACTTCTATTTTTTATTTGATTGAAGAAGTGACGCGATAA
- a CDS encoding FAD-binding and (Fe-S)-binding domain-containing protein codes for MSLSPSYQKFKDQIAAVLDTGRILTNPLQTLAYGTDASFYRLIPKMVLLVHSEAEVVAIIKAANALNIALTFRAAGTSLSGQAITDSVLVVATHGWKNYELLDDKQKIKLEPGIVGARANTFLAPYGLKIGPDPASIGAAMIGGIVANNASGMCCGTAQNSYKTIADIRMILHDGTVLDTADAASVASFYEIQAHLIEEIKDLRHTIVANPALEERIRQKFKIKNTTGYSINALVDYEEPIEIIKHLMVGSEGTLAFISNVTFKTVVDEKHKSCSLLIFNSIQDACNATILLKSSPVAAVELLDRDSIRSVENDPEAPDYFKTLHEDACALLVECRDNDKEVLLQKQQQVKAQIVSIPTFTDYEFTSDPKQYYFNWKARKGLLPTVGGLRKTGTTVIIEDVAFPLPQLAEACVALKGLFKKYEYHDAVLFGHALEGNLHFVFSQDFSNPKEVQRYEDLMAELAIIVVDQFGGSLKAEHGTGRNMAPFVEKEWGAAAYDIMKRIKKIFDPKNQINPDVLINPDPKVHLKHLKPLPESHAIIDKCMECGFCEPHCVSEGLTLSPRQRIVIAREISRLEATNDDPQRLAAIRKDVTYQLDETCATDGLCALACPVHIDTGKFVKHWRADAITDTQKKVANYIGSNMASTTAMMRMGLKVVSFFHSILGTSVMSSISSGLHWISGGNIPKWIPQIPKGADKIK; via the coding sequence ATGTCATTATCTCCTTCTTATCAAAAGTTTAAAGACCAAATTGCAGCTGTGCTCGACACTGGGCGCATATTGACGAATCCTTTGCAAACCTTGGCGTATGGAACGGATGCGAGTTTTTATCGGTTGATTCCGAAGATGGTGCTTTTGGTACATTCTGAAGCCGAAGTGGTGGCGATTATCAAAGCGGCAAATGCCTTGAATATTGCTTTGACGTTTCGAGCGGCGGGAACGAGTTTGTCGGGACAAGCGATAACGGACTCGGTTTTGGTCGTGGCGACGCACGGCTGGAAGAATTACGAATTACTAGATGATAAGCAAAAGATAAAGCTAGAACCCGGAATTGTAGGCGCTAGAGCGAATACTTTTTTGGCGCCATACGGACTAAAAATTGGTCCCGACCCGGCTTCTATTGGTGCGGCGATGATTGGTGGAATTGTAGCCAACAACGCCAGCGGAATGTGCTGCGGAACGGCTCAGAATTCCTATAAAACGATTGCAGATATTCGGATGATTTTGCACGACGGGACAGTCCTAGACACAGCCGATGCGGCTAGTGTGGCTTCGTTTTATGAAATTCAGGCGCATTTAATTGAGGAAATTAAAGACTTGCGACATACGATTGTTGCGAATCCAGCTTTGGAGGAACGCATTCGTCAGAAATTTAAAATCAAAAATACTACGGGATATAGCATCAATGCTTTGGTGGATTACGAAGAGCCTATTGAAATTATCAAGCATTTGATGGTGGGTTCTGAAGGAACTTTGGCGTTTATTTCGAATGTGACTTTTAAAACGGTTGTAGACGAAAAGCATAAATCTTGCTCGTTGTTGATTTTCAATTCGATTCAGGATGCTTGCAACGCGACGATTTTGCTGAAGTCAAGTCCCGTTGCTGCAGTAGAATTGCTAGACAGAGATTCCATTCGCTCGGTAGAAAATGACCCTGAAGCACCTGATTATTTTAAAACGTTGCACGAAGATGCTTGCGCATTATTGGTAGAATGTAGAGATAATGATAAAGAAGTGTTGTTGCAAAAACAACAACAAGTGAAAGCTCAAATTGTGAGTATACCGACTTTTACGGATTATGAATTCACATCAGACCCCAAACAATATTATTTTAATTGGAAGGCAAGAAAAGGTTTGTTGCCGACGGTAGGCGGTTTGCGAAAAACGGGAACTACGGTGATTATTGAAGATGTGGCTTTTCCGTTACCGCAATTGGCAGAAGCTTGTGTGGCTTTGAAAGGATTATTCAAAAAATACGAATACCACGACGCGGTTTTGTTTGGACACGCGCTAGAAGGGAATTTGCATTTTGTGTTTTCGCAAGATTTCTCGAATCCGAAGGAAGTGCAGCGCTATGAAGATTTAATGGCTGAATTGGCTATAATTGTTGTGGATCAATTTGGAGGTTCTTTGAAGGCGGAACACGGAACGGGGCGTAATATGGCGCCTTTTGTGGAAAAAGAATGGGGAGCGGCGGCTTATGATATTATGAAGCGGATTAAGAAGATCTTCGATCCTAAGAATCAAATCAATCCCGATGTTTTGATCAATCCCGATCCAAAAGTGCATTTGAAACACTTAAAACCTTTACCAGAATCTCACGCTATTATTGATAAATGTATGGAATGTGGATTCTGTGAACCGCATTGTGTCTCCGAAGGATTGACGCTTTCACCTAGACAACGCATTGTTATTGCCAGAGAAATCAGCCGATTAGAAGCAACTAATGACGACCCGCAACGATTGGCAGCCATTCGAAAAGATGTTACTTATCAACTGGATGAAACTTGTGCTACCGATGGTTTGTGCGCTTTGGCTTGTCCTGTTCATATTGATACGGGCAAGTTTGTCAAACATTGGCGAGCCGATGCGATTACGGATACGCAAAAGAAAGTGGCCAACTACATAGGTTCAAATATGGCAAGTACCACCGCTATGATGCGAATGGGATTAAAAGTAGTGTCGTTTTTTCATTCGATTTTGGGTACAAGTGTTATGTCATCGATTTCTAGTGGATTACATTGGATTTCAGGAGGCAATATCCCAAAATGGATTCCTCAAATCCCGAAAGGAGCGGATAAAATTAAGTAA
- a CDS encoding aspartate kinase → MKTVSSIVENYIKTKPFLLNALSLGIINLTSLSRNIMTELESEFGKEVKQGAVVMALKRLTEELDFKLNHKINKVIKNIGEITVRSELTDYTFAVSDTVLNKQADLITDINTFSDIFYTSSRGVNEINIVVSNSVNHLVEKHFSSEKLIQKLENLASITVKLPKENIVVPGIYYFIFQRLAWEGIIINEVISTSNEFTILVSENEVDVAFKVIKDLKN, encoded by the coding sequence ATGAAAACTGTTTCTTCAATTGTTGAAAATTACATCAAAACCAAACCTTTTTTATTGAACGCTCTTTCTTTGGGTATTATCAACTTGACTTCATTATCTCGGAATATTATGACCGAATTAGAAAGTGAATTTGGTAAAGAGGTAAAACAAGGCGCAGTGGTGATGGCTTTGAAACGATTAACAGAAGAATTGGATTTCAAATTGAATCATAAAATCAATAAAGTAATCAAAAATATTGGTGAAATTACCGTTCGCTCGGAGTTGACGGATTACACTTTTGCGGTTTCTGACACTGTTTTGAACAAGCAAGCTGATTTGATTACCGACATTAATACGTTTTCGGATATTTTCTATACTTCCTCACGTGGAGTTAATGAGATTAACATTGTAGTGAGTAATAGCGTGAATCACTTGGTTGAAAAGCATTTTTCTAGTGAGAAATTAATTCAGAAATTAGAAAATTTGGCCTCGATTACGGTTAAGTTACCAAAAGAAAACATAGTGGTTCCGGGTATTTACTACTTCATTTTTCAGCGTTTGGCTTGGGAAGGAATCATTATTAATGAGGTGATTTCGACTTCGAATGAGTTTACAATCTTGGTGAGTGAGAATGAAGTGGATGTAGCCTTTAAAGTAATCAAAGACTTGAAAAATTAG
- a CDS encoding YraN family protein, which yields MAAHNELGKLGEELAVDFLKKEGYTILATNWIFQKAEIDILAQKEDILAVVEVKTRSSIEFGLPQDFVKPQKIQLLVKAVDAYVTLNEIDVNVRFDIIAIHKEKESFAIEHLTDAFFHF from the coding sequence ATGGCAGCACATAACGAATTAGGAAAACTAGGTGAGGAGCTAGCGGTTGATTTTCTGAAAAAAGAAGGATACACGATTTTAGCAACGAACTGGATTTTTCAGAAGGCGGAGATTGATATTTTGGCTCAAAAAGAAGATATTTTGGCGGTTGTTGAGGTCAAAACACGGTCTTCTATCGAGTTTGGATTGCCTCAGGACTTTGTAAAACCCCAAAAAATCCAATTATTGGTAAAAGCTGTCGATGCTTATGTGACCCTCAACGAAATCGATGTAAATGTACGATTTGACATTATTGCGATTCATAAAGAGAAGGAATCCTTTGCTATTGAACACCTTACCGACGCTTTTTTTCACTTTTAA
- a CDS encoding LD-carboxypeptidase, which translates to MITPPVLQKGDTVAILATARKNIEDNLQPTIDLLHSWGLEVVIGSTIGLDQNQLAGTDAQRAADFQKQMDNPNIKAIWCARGGYGTVRMIDLLDFSTFKKHPKWIVGFSDVTVLHNHLNTLGYKTIHGTMPVSIPRTAPESIATLYKALFGQPLAYTIEPTAMNRLGKAKGELVGGNLSILYSLFGSPSAIDCSDKILFIEDLDEYLYHIDRMMMNLKRNGCLESIKGIIVGGMTKMKDNDIPWGKNALEIIEDVTKSYNIPVVYNFPAGHIKDNRALILGNTITLEVTATRTTVVFE; encoded by the coding sequence ATGATTACACCACCCGTACTTCAAAAAGGAGATACCGTTGCCATTTTGGCTACTGCTCGAAAAAATATCGAAGACAATTTACAACCTACTATCGATTTGCTGCACAGTTGGGGACTCGAAGTGGTCATTGGAAGCACCATTGGTTTAGACCAAAATCAATTGGCGGGAACAGATGCGCAACGTGCGGCTGATTTTCAAAAGCAAATGGACAACCCAAATATTAAAGCCATTTGGTGCGCTCGTGGCGGTTATGGAACGGTGAGAATGATTGATTTATTGGATTTTTCAACTTTCAAAAAGCATCCTAAATGGATTGTAGGTTTTAGCGATGTAACCGTTTTGCACAATCATTTGAATACGTTGGGTTATAAAACCATCCACGGAACGATGCCTGTGAGTATTCCTAGAACCGCTCCTGAATCGATTGCTACTTTGTACAAAGCCTTGTTTGGACAACCTTTAGCCTACACTATTGAACCTACTGCAATGAATCGTTTGGGCAAAGCCAAAGGAGAACTGGTAGGTGGAAATTTATCGATTTTGTATAGTTTGTTTGGTTCGCCTTCTGCTATTGATTGTTCGGATAAAATTCTTTTTATCGAAGATTTGGATGAGTATTTGTACCACATCGACCGTATGATGATGAATTTGAAACGTAACGGTTGTTTGGAAAGCATCAAAGGAATTATCGTAGGCGGTATGACCAAAATGAAAGATAATGATATTCCTTGGGGCAAAAATGCGCTTGAAATTATTGAAGATGTAACCAAATCCTATAACATTCCCGTGGTATATAATTTCCCAGCGGGGCATATTAAGGACAATCGCGCGTTGATTTTGGGAAACACCATTACACTTGAAGTCACGGCTACAAGAACTACTGTGGTTTTTGAATAG